A single region of the Thermoleophilum album genome encodes:
- the nirB gene encoding nitrite reductase large subunit NirB has translation MDCTPTLTTELLVIGGGIAGQAVCEELRRRGDQRSVLLICGERELPYDRVSLAKLLSDGATVDELRLRPDEWYSEHRIDTLTGTWVEQLDPDAGQARLSDGTRVEFERAVLCTGSEALVPPIPGVALDGVYVFREPNDCERIRAQAQTGTRACVIGGGLLGLEAARGLADRGCDVTVVHLMDRLMERQLDQAAAELLAPQIEELGVRILLSHETTAIERDVARGLRLRFADGSSLPCDLCVISIGIRPRTELARAAGLECGRGVVVDDRLVTSHERVLAVGECAEHRGVVYGIVAPIHEQARVAAATLAEPAADVSYEGSIPSTRLKVMGVDLVCVGQPEAEHAVAVADQERRVYRKLCVEEGRAAGAILLGDTRGYELLQEAVRDRRPVDDPLGLLAEASKASAADLPDSAQICNCNGVCKGDILKAIRERGLGSTQEVVAVTRAGAGCGSCKSLVTELLALERGGVVEEATYLCPCKAQTREQLAAICREREIASVGELAAACGAGSECGACKPGLAYLVSEINHNRHREERHARFINDRVHANIQRDGTFSVVPRMRGGVTTPEELRRIADVAEKYQVPLVKLTGGQRIDLLGVRKEQLPAIWEDLGMPSGHAYAKAVRTVKTCVGSDFCRFGLGDSIQLGIELEKAMEGLYCPHKVKSAVSGCPRNCAESYVKDIGIVAVEGGWEVYVGGAAGSRVRKGDLLARVDTAEEAKRLAITFLQYYRENGEYLERTYDFVERVGIEEVRRVVLDPDEGAALRERFAIAKAACDPDPWRERKHPVHPKQFAELDTEPEQPRLASAARAGEVER, from the coding sequence ATGGATTGCACGCCCACGCTGACCACCGAGCTGCTCGTGATCGGCGGCGGCATCGCCGGCCAGGCGGTGTGCGAGGAGCTTCGCCGCCGCGGCGATCAGCGCAGCGTCCTGCTCATCTGTGGCGAGCGCGAGCTCCCCTACGACCGTGTCTCGCTCGCGAAGCTCCTCTCAGACGGTGCAACCGTCGACGAGCTTCGCTTGCGGCCCGACGAGTGGTATAGCGAGCACCGTATCGACACGCTCACTGGCACCTGGGTCGAGCAGCTCGACCCCGATGCCGGCCAGGCGCGCCTCTCCGACGGCACGCGCGTCGAGTTCGAGCGCGCGGTGCTCTGCACCGGTTCCGAAGCGCTAGTGCCGCCGATCCCCGGCGTTGCGCTCGACGGCGTGTACGTCTTCCGCGAGCCGAACGACTGCGAGCGTATCCGCGCTCAGGCGCAGACCGGCACGCGAGCGTGCGTGATCGGCGGCGGTCTGCTCGGCCTCGAGGCGGCGCGCGGGCTCGCCGATCGGGGCTGCGACGTCACCGTCGTCCACCTCATGGACCGGCTGATGGAGCGCCAGCTCGACCAGGCCGCGGCCGAGCTGCTCGCGCCCCAGATCGAAGAGCTGGGGGTGCGCATCCTTTTGTCGCACGAAACCACCGCGATCGAGCGCGACGTCGCGCGCGGCCTGAGGTTGCGCTTCGCAGACGGCTCGAGCTTGCCCTGCGACCTGTGCGTGATCTCGATCGGTATTCGTCCGCGGACCGAGCTAGCGCGCGCTGCCGGTCTCGAGTGTGGGCGCGGCGTGGTGGTCGACGACCGCCTCGTCACCTCGCACGAGCGCGTCCTCGCCGTCGGCGAATGCGCGGAACACCGCGGCGTCGTGTACGGCATCGTCGCGCCGATCCACGAGCAGGCGCGGGTCGCTGCGGCAACGCTGGCGGAACCGGCCGCAGACGTCAGCTACGAAGGCTCGATACCAAGCACGCGGCTCAAGGTGATGGGTGTCGACCTGGTCTGCGTCGGTCAGCCAGAGGCCGAGCACGCCGTCGCCGTCGCCGATCAGGAGCGGCGTGTCTACCGCAAACTGTGTGTCGAAGAGGGGCGCGCGGCCGGCGCGATCCTGCTCGGCGACACGCGCGGCTACGAGCTTCTGCAGGAAGCGGTTCGCGACCGCCGCCCTGTCGATGATCCGCTCGGGCTACTGGCCGAGGCGAGCAAGGCGAGCGCCGCCGACCTCCCCGACTCGGCGCAGATCTGTAACTGCAACGGCGTCTGCAAGGGCGACATCCTGAAAGCGATCCGCGAGCGCGGGCTCGGCTCAACGCAAGAGGTCGTCGCCGTCACCCGCGCTGGCGCCGGCTGCGGCTCGTGCAAGTCGCTCGTGACCGAGCTGCTCGCGCTCGAGCGTGGCGGTGTTGTCGAAGAGGCGACCTATCTCTGCCCGTGCAAAGCGCAGACGCGCGAGCAGCTGGCGGCGATCTGCCGCGAGCGCGAGATCGCCTCGGTCGGCGAGCTCGCCGCAGCATGCGGCGCCGGCAGCGAGTGCGGCGCCTGCAAGCCCGGGCTCGCCTACCTCGTCAGCGAGATCAACCACAACCGCCACCGCGAAGAGCGCCACGCCCGCTTCATCAACGACCGCGTGCACGCCAACATCCAGCGTGACGGCACCTTCTCGGTCGTGCCGCGGATGCGCGGCGGTGTCACAACGCCCGAGGAGCTGCGGCGCATCGCCGACGTCGCCGAGAAGTACCAGGTGCCGCTCGTCAAGCTAACGGGCGGCCAGCGCATCGATCTACTGGGTGTGCGCAAGGAGCAGCTGCCGGCGATCTGGGAAGACCTCGGCATGCCGTCGGGGCACGCGTACGCCAAGGCGGTGCGGACGGTGAAGACGTGCGTCGGCTCGGACTTCTGCCGCTTCGGTCTGGGCGACTCGATCCAGCTCGGAATCGAGCTTGAAAAGGCAATGGAGGGCCTCTACTGCCCGCACAAAGTGAAGTCGGCAGTGTCGGGCTGCCCGCGCAACTGCGCCGAGTCGTACGTGAAGGACATCGGCATCGTCGCCGTCGAAGGCGGCTGGGAGGTTTACGTGGGCGGCGCCGCCGGCTCGCGCGTGCGCAAGGGCGACCTCCTGGCGCGGGTCGACACTGCCGAAGAGGCAAAGCGGCTGGCGATCACCTTCCTCCAGTACTACCGCGAAAACGGCGAGTATCTCGAGCGCACCTACGACTTCGTCGAGCGCGTCGGCATCGAGGAGGTTCGTCGCGTCGTGCTCGACCCCGACGAGGGTGCTGCCCTGCGCGAACGCTTCGCGATCGCCAAAGCCGCCTGCGACCCAGATCCGTGGCGAGAGCGCAAGCACCCGGTGCACCCGAAGCAGTTCGCCGAGCTCGACACCGAGCCCGAGCAACCGCGGCTGGCTTCGGCGGCAAGAGCGGGGGAGGTGGAGCGTTGA
- a CDS encoding precorrin-8X methylmutase, producing the protein MRDGREIYRRSFALIRAEARLDRFSGALERCVVRMIHACGMVDLADDVEASPHFAEAAVAALEGGAPIFCDTQMVASGITRRRLPADNDVVCTLSDPRSAHLARELGTTRTAASVELWKDRLDGALVVVGNAPTALFHLLARLEQGWPRPAAVIGVPVGFIGAAESKRALAARHHLCEYLVVHGRRGGSAIAAAAVNALASPEE; encoded by the coding sequence ATCCGCGACGGGCGCGAGATCTACCGCCGCTCGTTCGCGCTGATCCGCGCCGAGGCGCGCCTCGACCGTTTCAGCGGCGCCCTCGAGCGCTGCGTGGTGCGGATGATCCACGCCTGCGGCATGGTCGACCTCGCCGACGACGTCGAGGCGTCGCCGCACTTCGCCGAAGCCGCGGTCGCAGCGCTAGAAGGGGGAGCGCCGATCTTCTGCGACACGCAGATGGTCGCCTCCGGCATCACCAGGCGGCGGCTGCCGGCCGACAACGACGTCGTCTGCACGCTCTCCGATCCGCGCAGCGCCCACCTCGCCCGCGAGCTCGGTACGACGCGCACGGCCGCCAGCGTCGAGCTCTGGAAGGATCGCCTCGACGGAGCGCTCGTCGTTGTCGGCAACGCCCCCACAGCGCTCTTCCACCTGCTCGCCCGCCTCGAGCAGGGGTGGCCGCGCCCCGCCGCGGTGATCGGCGTCCCCGTGGGCTTCATCGGCGCTGCCGAGTCGAAGCGAGCGCTCGCTGCGCGCCATCACCTCTGCGAGTACCTCGTCGTGCACGGCCGGCGCGGCGGCAGCGCGATCGCCGCCGCGGCCGTCAACGCGCTCGCCAGCCCCGAGGAGTGA
- a CDS encoding HAD-IIA family hydrolase: MGTRAVLLDIDGVLYVGERAIHGATDAVAELRRRGYLLRFVTNTTSRSRSEIRQRLQRLGFVTSDNELVTPTRLAVAHCRRRGFAAVALLAPARLRAEFATLPLVAGPADARAHGGVGPQLGAAHSPPAQVDCVVVGDLGEEFDYATLNGAFRWLLDGAELVALQRNRTWRRGDGLALDVGPFVAALEYATGRPATVVGKPAQEFFDLVLHDIGVDREECLMVGDDVEADIAGAQRQGIPAAFVRTGKHSDEDLERFGVRPQVVLDSIADLPDALAAAAR; this comes from the coding sequence GTGGGTACCCGCGCGGTGCTGCTCGACATCGACGGTGTGCTCTACGTCGGCGAGCGCGCGATCCACGGCGCAACCGATGCCGTGGCCGAACTGCGCCGGCGCGGTTACCTGCTGCGTTTCGTCACCAACACCACGTCGCGGTCGCGCAGCGAGATCCGCCAGCGCCTCCAACGCCTGGGGTTCGTAACGAGCGACAACGAGCTCGTCACACCCACCCGCCTCGCCGTCGCACACTGCCGCCGCCGCGGCTTTGCCGCTGTGGCTTTGCTCGCACCCGCTCGTCTGCGCGCCGAGTTCGCAACTTTGCCCCTCGTGGCCGGTCCAGCCGATGCACGCGCGCACGGTGGTGTCGGCCCGCAGCTCGGCGCCGCTCACTCACCCCCCGCGCAAGTGGACTGCGTTGTGGTCGGAGACCTCGGCGAGGAGTTCGATTACGCGACGCTCAACGGCGCTTTTCGCTGGCTGCTCGACGGGGCCGAGCTCGTCGCGCTGCAGCGCAACCGAACATGGCGTCGCGGCGACGGGCTGGCGCTCGACGTCGGTCCGTTCGTCGCGGCGCTCGAGTACGCAACCGGCCGCCCAGCAACCGTTGTCGGCAAACCGGCGCAGGAGTTCTTCGACCTTGTGCTCCACGACATCGGCGTCGACCGCGAGGAGTGCTTGATGGTCGGCGACGACGTCGAAGCCGATATTGCCGGCGCGCAGCGGCAAGGTATCCCCGCGGCGTTCGTGCGCACCGGCAAGCACAGCGACGAGGACCTCGAACGCTTCGGCGTGCGGCCGCAGGTCGTACTGGACTCGATAGCGGATCTCCCCGACGCCCTGGCGGCGGCAGCGCGCTGA
- a CDS encoding cobalt-precorrin-6A reductase — protein sequence MLILGGTSEARELAAALVARGVRTVSSLAGRVSSPRLPAGSVRIGGFGGPAGLAAWLAAQRPRAVIDATHPFAAQISAHAVAACRAQRVPLLRIERPTWRPGPGDDWHYVPDVAAAAQLVPRLAERVFLAIGRQQLEAFAAVAECFFLIRCVERPTCPLPPRHELVLDRGPFTRAGELALIDRHRIGALVTKESGGAQTEAKLLAARTRRLPVVVVRRPPRPPAETVATVAEAVAWLEQTLA from the coding sequence GTGCTGATCCTGGGCGGCACGAGCGAGGCGCGCGAGCTCGCGGCGGCGCTCGTCGCGCGCGGTGTTCGCACCGTCTCGTCGCTCGCCGGACGCGTCTCTTCGCCCCGCTTGCCCGCTGGCTCGGTGCGCATCGGCGGGTTCGGCGGGCCCGCTGGGCTCGCTGCGTGGCTAGCCGCACAGCGCCCGCGCGCTGTCATCGACGCCACCCACCCGTTCGCAGCACAGATCTCTGCGCACGCCGTGGCGGCGTGCCGAGCGCAGAGGGTGCCGCTCTTGCGGATCGAGCGTCCCACCTGGCGACCCGGTCCTGGCGACGACTGGCACTACGTGCCTGACGTCGCAGCCGCAGCGCAGCTCGTGCCCCGGCTCGCCGAGCGCGTCTTCCTCGCCATCGGTCGCCAGCAGCTCGAGGCGTTCGCAGCGGTCGCGGAGTGTTTTTTCCTCATCCGCTGCGTCGAGCGACCGACTTGCCCGCTCCCACCCCGCCACGAGCTGGTGCTCGACCGCGGACCGTTCACGCGCGCCGGCGAGCTTGCGCTGATCGATCGCCACCGCATCGGCGCGCTCGTCACCAAAGAGAGCGGTGGCGCCCAGACCGAGGCCAAGCTGCTCGCCGCCCGCACGCGCCGGCTGCCGGTCGTCGTCGTCCGCCGCCCGCCGCGGCCGCCGGCCGAGACCGTCGCGACGGTCGCCGAAGCGGTCGCCTGGCTCGAGCAGACGCTCGCCTGA
- a CDS encoding CbtB domain-containing protein, which produces MNTQLAEHNAGRIEAPAPISLAELRPWLWFALVLMLLVYFVGFDEGATALTPGNFVHEFVHDGRHLLAFPCH; this is translated from the coding sequence GTGAACACCCAACTCGCCGAACACAACGCCGGGCGGATCGAGGCGCCGGCGCCGATCTCGCTGGCCGAGCTGCGGCCCTGGCTTTGGTTCGCACTGGTGCTGATGCTGCTCGTCTACTTCGTCGGTTTCGACGAGGGGGCCACAGCGCTCACGCCCGGCAACTTCGTGCACGAGTTCGTGCACGACGGCCGCCACCTGCTCGCCTTCCCCTGCCACTGA
- the cobJ gene encoding precorrin-3B C(17)-methyltransferase produces MTVNGARSEGVLFGVGLGPGDPELVTPKAQRAIQRAAIVAYPQAPRGRSFARSIAEPYLRPDHIELPLVFPVTTEPDDPAGGYERALAAAYDDWAEAIAERLRAGLDVAFICEGDPFVYGSYIYVHERLAGRFRCEVVPGVPSFCGAAAAAGVPLAKRDDKLALLPGTLDEEELASQLAATDAAVVLKLGRTFGNVRRAAQAAGVAERSLYVERATTERERVEVLPEVSGDVPYMSLLLVPTADRSPAGRRRPARRAQAAVTVVGLGPGDPAWLTPEAHAALCDADELVGYGPYLERVPQRPGQRRHPSDNREELDRARLAVALAREGRRVAVVSSGDPGVFAMATAVCEALDSDGLAADVELEVLPGITAMQAAAARVGAPLGHDFCALSLSDRLKPWAVIEKRLRAACAGDLVIAIYNPASRSRRSQLERARELLVELRGAETPVVVARALGSEDEEVTVTTLAALDCASVDMRCVLIVGSSRTRVVARPDGSTPLVYTPRSY; encoded by the coding sequence GTGACCGTCAACGGAGCACGCAGCGAAGGCGTGCTGTTCGGCGTCGGTCTCGGCCCCGGCGACCCCGAGCTCGTGACGCCGAAGGCACAGCGCGCGATCCAGCGCGCCGCTATCGTGGCCTACCCGCAGGCGCCGCGCGGACGCAGCTTTGCGCGCTCGATCGCCGAACCGTACCTGCGGCCCGACCACATCGAGCTGCCGCTCGTCTTTCCGGTTACGACCGAGCCGGACGATCCCGCAGGCGGCTACGAGCGCGCGCTCGCCGCCGCCTACGACGACTGGGCCGAGGCGATTGCCGAGCGCCTGCGTGCCGGGCTCGACGTGGCGTTCATCTGCGAGGGCGACCCGTTCGTGTACGGGTCGTACATATATGTGCACGAACGCCTGGCCGGTCGCTTCCGCTGCGAAGTCGTACCGGGAGTGCCGTCATTCTGCGGTGCGGCTGCGGCCGCCGGTGTTCCTCTGGCCAAACGCGACGACAAGCTCGCGCTGCTGCCAGGGACGCTCGACGAGGAGGAGCTCGCGAGCCAGCTCGCCGCAACCGACGCCGCCGTGGTGCTGAAACTCGGGCGCACCTTCGGCAACGTGCGCCGCGCCGCCCAAGCGGCGGGCGTCGCCGAGCGCTCGCTGTACGTCGAGCGTGCGACGACGGAGCGCGAGCGCGTCGAGGTGCTGCCCGAGGTGAGCGGCGACGTGCCCTACATGTCGCTTCTGCTCGTGCCGACGGCCGACCGCAGCCCGGCGGGGCGGCGTCGCCCGGCGCGGCGCGCGCAGGCGGCTGTAACCGTCGTCGGGCTCGGTCCGGGCGACCCCGCCTGGCTGACCCCGGAGGCGCATGCCGCGCTCTGCGACGCCGACGAGCTTGTCGGCTACGGCCCCTACCTCGAGCGCGTGCCGCAGCGGCCGGGACAGCGTCGCCATCCCTCCGACAACCGCGAGGAGCTCGACCGCGCCCGTCTCGCTGTGGCGCTGGCGCGGGAGGGCCGACGGGTAGCGGTGGTGTCGTCGGGCGACCCGGGCGTGTTCGCGATGGCGACGGCGGTTTGCGAAGCGCTCGACAGCGACGGTCTCGCCGCCGACGTCGAGCTCGAGGTCCTCCCCGGGATCACCGCAATGCAGGCTGCAGCGGCACGCGTCGGTGCGCCGCTCGGGCACGACTTCTGCGCGCTGTCGCTCTCGGACCGGTTGAAACCGTGGGCGGTGATCGAGAAGCGGCTGCGCGCAGCTTGCGCCGGCGATCTCGTGATCGCCATCTACAACCCCGCTTCCCGGTCGCGCCGCAGCCAGCTCGAGCGTGCGCGCGAGCTGCTCGTCGAGCTGCGCGGCGCCGAGACGCCGGTCGTGGTGGCGCGTGCGCTGGGCAGCGAAGACGAGGAGGTCACGGTCACGACGCTCGCCGCGCTCGACTGCGCGAGCGTCGACATGCGCTGCGTTCTCATCGTCGGTTCGTCGCGCACGCGCGTGGTGGCGCGCCCGGACGGAAGCACGCCGCTCGTCTACACGCCGCGCAGCTATTGA
- the nirD gene encoding nitrite reductase small subunit NirD, which produces MTVATGATAPRRELVRVGRVSDIPLLEGRSVEVAGKRIAVFHLPDGFRACDNACPHAGGPLADGLVGDGCVNCPLHNWRIDLATGEVVAGGDGAVRVYPVHVRDGELWLEV; this is translated from the coding sequence TTGACGGTCGCAACCGGTGCGACCGCTCCGCGCCGCGAGCTCGTCCGCGTGGGGCGCGTCAGCGACATCCCGCTGCTCGAAGGGCGGAGTGTCGAGGTGGCGGGCAAACGGATCGCCGTCTTCCACCTGCCCGACGGTTTCCGTGCCTGCGACAACGCCTGCCCCCACGCCGGCGGGCCGCTCGCCGATGGGCTCGTTGGCGACGGTTGCGTGAACTGTCCGCTGCACAACTGGCGGATCGACCTTGCGACCGGGGAGGTGGTCGCGGGGGGCGACGGCGCGGTGCGGGTCTACCCCGTGCACGTGCGCGACGGCGAGCTCTGGCTCGAGGTTTGA
- a CDS encoding CbtA family protein, giving the protein MRALLVRGLVAGAVAGLFAALFAWAVAEPAVDAAIGYEAAKEAAAGSAGAPEVVPRALQKTLGLATATTVYGAAVGGLFALAFALSWRRLLGGGPGRAALTLAAIAFVVVFLVPFLKYPANPPAVGDPESIDRRTALFVTMIWISIAASVAAVRAAQAVRRRWQHALSPAGGRLLAALGYAAIVAAAALALPAIRELPRDFPATTLWSFRIGSVGTQAVLWAVLGAAFAEAAERLLAGRSLWFGSVSARTGRAGVAADTSRSGGGP; this is encoded by the coding sequence GTGCGCGCGCTTTTGGTCCGCGGGCTCGTCGCCGGCGCGGTCGCCGGCCTGTTCGCGGCGCTCTTTGCCTGGGCAGTTGCCGAGCCTGCCGTCGACGCGGCGATCGGTTACGAGGCCGCCAAGGAAGCGGCGGCTGGTAGCGCCGGAGCGCCCGAGGTCGTGCCCCGGGCGCTTCAGAAAACGCTCGGTCTCGCGACCGCGACGACCGTCTACGGAGCGGCGGTCGGCGGGCTCTTCGCGCTCGCGTTTGCCCTCTCGTGGCGGCGCCTCCTGGGCGGCGGCCCCGGTCGCGCGGCGTTGACGCTCGCTGCGATCGCGTTCGTCGTGGTCTTCCTCGTGCCGTTCCTGAAGTACCCGGCTAATCCGCCCGCGGTCGGAGATCCCGAGTCGATCGACCGCCGCACGGCGCTGTTCGTGACGATGATCTGGATCTCGATCGCCGCCAGCGTCGCCGCCGTGCGCGCCGCCCAGGCCGTGCGACGCCGCTGGCAGCATGCCCTGAGCCCCGCCGGCGGGCGCCTGTTGGCGGCGCTCGGCTATGCGGCGATCGTCGCTGCCGCCGCCCTCGCGCTGCCCGCGATCCGCGAGCTGCCGCGTGACTTCCCGGCCACGACCCTGTGGTCGTTCCGCATCGGCAGCGTCGGGACGCAGGCGGTGCTCTGGGCGGTGCTGGGCGCCGCGTTCGCCGAGGCCGCCGAGCGCCTGCTCGCCGGGCGCTCGCTGTGGTTCGGGAGCGTCTCCGCCCGCACCGGTCGTGCCGGCGTCGCCGCCGACACGAGCCGCAGCGGCGGAGGTCCGTGA
- a CDS encoding NYN domain-containing protein: protein MTIANSVLFVDAGYLLAGSGDVLFGTTSRVEITCNYPSLIQAIKTRVAEHSRGLRLLRTYWYDGARSGVPTPDHRLIESIPYVKVRLGRVTPSGQQKGIETMMVRDLLTLARERAVARAYLLTGDEELCEAVRAAQDMGVQVVLMALVEGERTGRSHELVRETDELIELDEEFLRPHFQRRELPNRGALEDLDEDAIRDAAREFVDRWIEVASRRELDELLAAEPRIPRDIDVQLIESAEETLGSLRDLQDAKIRLRDHFWAAVKEKVE from the coding sequence GTGACTATTGCCAACAGCGTTCTGTTCGTCGACGCCGGCTATCTGCTCGCTGGCTCGGGCGACGTCCTCTTCGGAACCACCTCCCGCGTCGAGATCACCTGCAACTACCCGAGCCTGATCCAGGCGATCAAAACGCGGGTCGCCGAACACTCGCGCGGTCTGCGCCTCCTGCGCACCTACTGGTACGACGGGGCGCGCAGCGGCGTTCCGACCCCCGACCACCGGTTGATCGAGTCGATCCCCTACGTCAAGGTGCGCCTCGGTCGCGTCACGCCGAGCGGCCAGCAGAAGGGGATCGAGACGATGATGGTGCGCGACCTGCTGACGCTCGCGCGCGAGCGAGCGGTGGCGCGTGCCTACCTGCTGACCGGCGACGAGGAGCTCTGCGAAGCCGTGCGCGCCGCCCAGGACATGGGAGTGCAGGTGGTGCTGATGGCGCTCGTCGAGGGCGAGCGCACCGGGCGCTCGCACGAGCTCGTGCGCGAAACCGACGAGCTGATCGAGCTCGACGAGGAGTTCCTGCGCCCGCACTTCCAGCGCCGCGAGCTGCCCAACCGCGGCGCGCTCGAAGATCTCGACGAGGACGCGATCCGAGACGCGGCGCGCGAGTTCGTCGACCGCTGGATCGAGGTGGCGTCGCGCCGCGAGCTCGACGAGCTGCTCGCTGCCGAGCCGCGCATCCCGCGCGACATCGACGTCCAGCTGATCGAATCAGCTGAAGAGACGCTCGGTTCGCTGCGCGACCTGCAGGACGCCAAGATCCGCCTGCGCGACCACTTCTGGGCGGCGGTAAAGGAAAAGGTCGAGTAA
- the cbiD gene encoding cobalt-precorrin-5B (C(1))-methyltransferase CbiD: MALGGAVRLTIGHTHAVSERLSETAAGAPRAARAGKLRYGWTTGACAQGAAAAALEALLGGEFPDPVTIELPRGRRPSFPLAERAQGEGWARAGVIKDAGDDPDVTHGALIVATVRWRERGAASERAGGPPQSGNGPAVGPAAESGADAGTVFRAGPGVGTVTLPGLPVAVGEPAINPAPRRMIRAELARVAARHGLACDPELGPPVVVEISVPGGEELAKRTWNPRLGIVGGISILGTTGVVVPYSCSAWIASVRQAVDVATRQGIDHLAAATGDASARAAARRHRLPELAVIDMGDLVRPTLRHVSRRRPRRLTLAGGFAKFSKLAAGALDLHSQRSQVDLHFLADLARECGARPGLVDAIERANSALEVLERCLAEDVPVATAVAERALAVARAEVDPRVELDVLVVDRAGAIVGEAAASSR; the protein is encoded by the coding sequence ATGGCGCTTGGCGGCGCGGTTCGCCTCACGATCGGTCACACTCACGCTGTGAGCGAGCGGCTGTCTGAGACCGCCGCCGGCGCTCCGCGGGCGGCGCGCGCGGGCAAGCTCCGCTACGGCTGGACGACCGGCGCCTGCGCCCAAGGCGCGGCAGCCGCCGCCCTCGAGGCTCTCCTCGGCGGTGAATTCCCAGACCCTGTGACGATCGAGCTGCCGCGCGGGCGGCGGCCGTCCTTCCCCCTCGCCGAGCGCGCGCAGGGCGAGGGCTGGGCGCGGGCGGGTGTGATCAAGGACGCCGGCGACGATCCCGATGTCACGCACGGCGCGCTGATCGTTGCGACCGTGCGCTGGCGCGAGCGGGGCGCGGCGTCCGAGCGCGCGGGGGGCCCCCCGCAGAGCGGCAACGGGCCCGCCGTCGGCCCAGCCGCCGAGAGCGGCGCAGACGCGGGCACCGTCTTTCGCGCCGGCCCTGGCGTGGGGACGGTGACGCTGCCCGGTCTGCCGGTGGCGGTCGGCGAGCCGGCGATCAACCCCGCGCCGCGCCGCATGATCCGCGCCGAGCTCGCGCGTGTCGCGGCCCGCCACGGCCTCGCCTGCGATCCCGAGCTCGGGCCGCCGGTCGTCGTCGAGATCTCGGTGCCCGGCGGCGAGGAGCTTGCGAAACGCACCTGGAACCCGCGGCTTGGGATCGTCGGCGGGATCTCGATCCTCGGCACCACCGGGGTGGTGGTGCCGTACTCGTGCTCGGCCTGGATCGCGTCGGTACGGCAGGCGGTGGACGTCGCCACCCGCCAGGGGATCGACCACCTTGCTGCCGCCACCGGCGACGCCTCGGCCCGTGCGGCGGCCCGCCGCCACCGCCTGCCGGAGCTGGCGGTGATCGACATGGGCGACCTCGTGCGCCCGACGCTGCGCCACGTGTCGCGCCGCCGGCCGCGGCGGCTGACGCTCGCCGGCGGGTTCGCGAAGTTCTCGAAGCTCGCTGCCGGCGCGCTCGACCTACACTCGCAGCGCTCGCAGGTCGACCTGCATTTCCTCGCCGACCTCGCCCGTGAGTGCGGCGCACGTCCCGGTCTTGTCGACGCGATCGAGCGGGCGAACAGCGCTCTCGAGGTGCTCGAACGCTGCCTGGCCGAGGACGTGCCGGTAGCGACAGCGGTCGCCGAGCGGGCGCTCGCGGTGGCGCGCGCCGAGGTCGACCCCCGCGTCGAGCTCGACGTGCTGGTCGTCGACCGCGCCGGCGCGATTGTCGGCGAGGCCGCAGCGAGCAGCCGCTAG
- a CDS encoding type 1 glutamine amidotransferase codes for MASVAIVRHVPWEGPHRIARCLDEFDLIECEPLDGLAQLELAAARDAVQPHGHSALPDPERLAGVVVMGGPMSANDDRRLPGLAAELRWIERVVAAGVPYLGVCLGSQLLARAAGASVRPGNEPEIGFAEITVTAAGEGDPLLRHLAPRTVVLHWHGEIFDLPSGAASLACSELTEHQAFRLGDNAWGVLFHAEADSELVAAWLDEPLMRREARDALGDGFADRLRADAAAHSAQLRERADRMFGAFADRCRERARALA; via the coding sequence ATGGCGTCGGTAGCGATCGTCCGTCACGTCCCGTGGGAGGGCCCGCACCGCATCGCGCGCTGTCTCGACGAGTTCGACCTCATCGAGTGCGAACCGCTCGACGGCCTGGCTCAGCTCGAGCTCGCCGCCGCTCGCGACGCCGTGCAACCGCACGGACACAGCGCGCTGCCAGATCCCGAGCGTCTGGCGGGGGTAGTGGTGATGGGCGGGCCGATGTCCGCCAACGACGACCGCCGGCTCCCGGGCCTGGCGGCCGAGCTGCGCTGGATCGAGCGGGTGGTGGCTGCAGGTGTGCCGTACCTTGGCGTGTGCCTCGGTTCGCAACTCCTCGCCCGCGCCGCGGGCGCCAGCGTGCGCCCGGGCAACGAGCCCGAGATCGGCTTCGCCGAGATCACCGTGACCGCTGCCGGCGAAGGTGACCCGCTGCTCAGGCACCTCGCTCCGCGCACCGTGGTGCTCCACTGGCACGGGGAGATCTTCGACCTTCCGAGCGGCGCTGCCTCGCTCGCCTGCTCCGAGCTCACGGAGCACCAGGCGTTTCGGCTCGGGGACAACGCCTGGGGCGTGCTCTTCCACGCCGAAGCCGACAGCGAGCTCGTCGCCGCGTGGCTCGACGAACCACTGATGCGCCGCGAGGCCCGCGACGCATTGGGCGACGGTTTCGCCGACCGCTTGCGCGCCGACGCCGCCGCGCACTCGGCGCAGCTGCGCGAGCGCGCCGACCGGATGTTCGGTGCCTTTGCCGACCGCTGCCGCGAGCGCGCACGAGCACTCGCCTAG